Proteins from one Cicer arietinum cultivar CDC Frontier isolate Library 1 chromosome 3, Cicar.CDCFrontier_v2.0, whole genome shotgun sequence genomic window:
- the LOC140919525 gene encoding uncharacterized protein — MDEQKSSEVTHELRWLSRGPSEVVRRYTGYAINGFRFHTKKRERFLKTQNSGVVVKTKTSTDEINYYGAITDILLLDYSGKYKFVLFKCDWVDINKGIKKDKFGMTLVNFKFLKHTGKNICDDPFVFASQAKKVFYIYDERNKDWLVVLNAKVRDIYDMGDEESNEIEEIHGQLMGDTSEATQNVNDLVRLQVEDDNDFFEVVDVDNMDDDEDNEDDEEDE, encoded by the coding sequence ATGGATGAACAAAAGAGCTCAGAAGTTACTCATGAACTTAGATGGTTATCCCGTGGACCATCTGAGGTAGTAAGAAGATACACAGGTTATGCGATTAATGGTTTTAGATTCCACacaaagaagagagagagatttttgaaaacacaaaatAGTGGAGTTGTTGTAAAGACAAAGACCTCAACAGATGAAATTAATTACTATGGGGCAATAACTGATATACTGCTGTTGGATTATTCTGGAAAgtacaagtttgtgttatttaaatgTGATTGGGTTGATATTAATAAAGGTATCAAGAAAGATAAGTTTGGTATGACGCttgtcaatttcaaatttttaaaacatactgGGAAAAATATTTGTGATGACCCATTTGTGTTTGCATCACAAGCTAAAAAggtgttttatatatatgatgagAGAAACAAGGATTGGCTTGTTGTTCTCAATGCAAAAGTTAGAGATATCTATGATATGGGTGATGAGGAATctaatgaaattgaagaaattcaTGGGCAACTAATGGGCGATACAAGTGAAGCTactcaaaatgttaatgatttggTTAGGCTTCAAGTTGAAGAcgataatgatttttttgaagttgttgatgttgataatatggatgatgatgaagataatgaagatgatgaggAAGACGAATGA
- the LOC140919739 gene encoding uncharacterized protein — translation MCPCTKCANCHSYSRVCVYEHLTDPHRGFLRGYRQWIYHGEKPRTSSSATKQNVEMEHDMDGLVHDVFGVHSTEEPICGEGERIPEVRENSKFYEFVKENEQMLYPNCKKYSKLSFMVHLYHLKCLHGWSDKSFSMLLDLLRDALPEENVLPKSYYETKKIVSGLGLGYEKIHACPNDCILYWDKYAKYEVCPKCSTSRWKTTNEDVQGNGMETSERRKKIPAKILRWFPLKPRLQRLYMSSKVAESMRWHHESRLNDGSLRHPADSLAWKNFDARYPTFSLDPRNFRLGVASYGFNPFKTMSITHSTWPVILIPYNLPPWMCMKQPYFMLSLLIPGPKGPGNNIDIYLQPLVQELQELWDDGIETFDAYKKETFQLRAAMMWTINDFPAYANLSGWSTKGQYACPCCGIETTSQWLRHGKKFCYMGHRRWLSPKHKWRLNSRDFDGTRELRIPPKRLDGTDILRQIDECREKGLANGAQPWKKKSIFFTLPYWQYNVLRHNLDVMHIEKNVCDNIIGTLLNQEGKSKDNYKARADLVDMGIRSMLHPQPSPNITTTRLPRACYQMTNKEKESFLSILKNVKTPDECSSNIPRCVHVKQHKMFGLKSYDCHVLMQELLPVALRGSLPDKVTSVLVDLCNFFKQICSKVLNVEFLSQLESQIVITLCQLETIFPPSFFTVMMHLVIHLAHEAQVAGPVQYRWMYPLERYVCL, via the coding sequence ATGTGTCCTTGTACAAAATGTGCCAATTGTCACTCTTATTCTCGCGTATGTGTTTATGAACACTTAACAGATCCACATCGTGGATTTCTTAGAGGCTATAGACAATGGATATATCATGGTGAAAAACCTAGAACTTCAAGTAGCGCTACTAAACAAAATGTAGAAATGGAGCATGACATGGATGGATTAGTTCATGATGTATTTGGAGTTCATTCTACAGAAGAGCCAATTTGTGGTGAAGGTGAAAGGATTCCCGAAGTTAGagaaaactctaaattttaCGAATTTGTAAAGGAGAATGAGCAAATGCTTTACCCCAACTGTAAGAAGTATAGCAAGCTATCATTTATGGTACATTTGTATCATTTAAAGTGTCTTCATGGGTGGAGTGACAAGTCATTCTCCATGTTGCTTGATTTACTAAGAGATGCTTTACCAGAAGAAAATGTTTTGCCAAAGTCATATTATGAAACTAAAAAGATTGTTTCAGGATTAGGTTTGGGGTATGAGAAGATCCATGCTTGTCCCAATGATTGCATATTATATTGGGATAAATATGCCAAATATGAAGTATGTCCAAAGTGTAGTACGTCAAGGTGGAAAACAACAAATGAAGACGTACAAGGTAATGGAATGGAGACTTCTGAGAGGCGAAAGAAGATACCAGCAAAGATCCTTCGATGGTTTCCATTGAAACCAAGGTTGCAAAGGTTATACATGTCCTCCAAAGTTGCAGAATCAATGAGATGGCACCATGAGAGTAGATTGAATGATGGTTCTCTTAGGCATCCAGCTGATTCCCTTGCTTGGAAGAATTTTGACGCTCGATATCCAACATTTTCGTTAGATCCTCGTAATTTTCGATTAGGAGTGGCTTCATATGGTTTCAATCCTTTCAAGACTATGAGTATTACTCATAGCACTTGGCCTGTCATTCTAattccttacaatcttcctccttgGATGTGCATGAAACAACCATACTTCATGTTATCACTATTAATTCCGGGTCCAAAAGGTCCTGGAAATAACATTGACATTTATCTGCAACCTTTAGTACAAGAGTTGCAAGAGTTATGGGATGATGGAATTGAAACATTTGATGCCTATAAGAAAGAGACATTTCAACTTCGTGCAGCTATGATGTGGACTATTAATGACTTTCCAGCATATGCTAACTTGTCTGGATGGAGTACTAAAGGTCAATATGCATGTCCATGTTGTGGTATTGAAACTACCTCGCAGTGGTTACGTCATGGCAAAAAATTTTGCTACATGGGTCATCGTCGTTGGTTATCTCCCAAACATAAGTGGAGATTGAATAGTAGGGATTTTGATGGAACACGAGAGCTAAGGATCCCTCCTAAAAGACTTGATGGGACtgatattttaagacaaataGATGAATGTAGAGAAAAAGGTCTAGCAAATGGAGCACAACCTTGGAAAAAGAAGAGCATTTTCTTCACATTGCCTTATTGGCAATATAATGTATTGCGTCATAATCTTGATGTGATGCACATTGAAAAGAACGTATGTGACAACATTATTGGTACATTGTTAAACCAAGAGGGAAAATCCAAAGATAATTATAAGGCACGAGCTGATCTTGTAGATATGGGCATAAGAAGTATGCTCCATCCTCAACCAAGTCCTAATATAACTACAACGCGTTTGCCTAGAGCATGCTATCAAATGACTAACAAAGAAAAGGAATCTTTCCTAAGCATTCTCAAGAATgtaaaaactccagatgaatgTTCATCAAACATCCCACGTTGTGTGCATGTCAAGCAACACAAGATGTTTGGATTAAAAAGTTATGATTGTCATGTTTTGATGCAAGAGCTTCTTCCAGTAGCATTACGGGGTTCATTGCCAGATAAAGTCACTTCAGTGTTAGTTGATCTTTGCAATTTCTTCAAGCAAATTTGTTCTAAGGTACTTAATGTGGAATTTCTATCACAATTGGAGTCTCAAATAGTTATCACACTTTGTCAGTTGGAAACAATTtttcctccttcattttttaCTGTTATGATGCATTTGGTAATTCATTTGGCACACGAAGCCCAAGTTGCTGGACCGGTACAAtatcgatggatgtatccgCTTGAGAGGTATgtatgtttataa